From a region of the Methylocystis hirsuta genome:
- a CDS encoding GNAT family N-acetyltransferase encodes MLEDIVIRRMSKSEVDRALDWAAAEGWNPGRYDAESFYAVDPKGFFIAERAGEPLGCVSAVAYDESFGYVGLFIVRPPYRGQGVGLRLLDVALRHVQARNVGLDAAIDLQQTYARHGFKFAYRNIRHRCVGDGEAPPDLTELTEVPFDEIVRYDQTVFPTSRPKFLSRWIAQPQSAALAVVKQGRLAGYGVLRACRDGYKIGPLFADDPQIADALFQGLCARAAGAAVFLDTPEANAAAIALAKRRQMTAVFDTARMYTEGTPPGRVDRCYGVTTFELG; translated from the coding sequence ATGTTGGAAGACATCGTCATTCGCCGAATGTCCAAGAGCGAAGTTGATCGCGCGCTCGATTGGGCCGCGGCCGAGGGCTGGAATCCCGGACGTTATGACGCGGAGAGTTTCTACGCCGTCGATCCGAAAGGGTTCTTCATCGCCGAACGCGCGGGCGAGCCTCTGGGCTGCGTTTCCGCCGTCGCCTATGACGAGTCCTTCGGCTACGTCGGGCTTTTTATCGTTCGTCCGCCCTACCGTGGACAGGGCGTCGGCCTTCGGCTCTTGGACGTCGCGCTGCGGCATGTTCAGGCGCGCAATGTCGGGCTCGACGCCGCGATCGACCTTCAGCAGACTTATGCGCGGCACGGATTCAAATTTGCCTATCGCAACATACGTCATCGATGCGTCGGCGACGGCGAAGCGCCTCCCGACCTGACTGAATTGACTGAAGTTCCCTTCGACGAGATCGTGCGATATGACCAAACAGTCTTTCCGACGTCGCGACCGAAGTTTCTCTCGCGCTGGATCGCTCAGCCGCAGAGCGCGGCGCTCGCCGTGGTGAAGCAAGGCCGGCTCGCCGGCTATGGCGTGCTGCGCGCGTGTCGCGACGGCTACAAGATCGGGCCGCTGTTCGCGGACGATCCACAGATTGCAGATGCGCTGTTTCAAGGCTTATGCGCGCGCGCCGCCGGCGCGGCCGTATTTCTCGATACGCCCGAAGCAAACGCCGCCGCCATCGCGCTGGCGAAGCGACGCCAGATGACCGCCGTGTTCGACACGGCGCGCATGTATACGGAAGGAACGCCGCCAGGACGCGTCGACCGCTGCTACGGCGTCACGACCTTCGAACTCGGGTGA
- a CDS encoding SOS response-associated peptidase — MCGRFTQHLSWEELQRLADLIGQPRNLQPRYNVAPTTMIEVIRPTPAGHELVQMRWGFAPSWWKKPLRELPATFNARAETIAEKPMFRSAFASRRCIIPASGFYEWTGAKGARSPHYFTAPDGRPLAFAGLCETCRDVESDAKIDSATIIVGPANGWMRRFHDRMPVILDWRDANAWMSGEDPSALLRAPPEEALQEWIVSPRVNRSGDADDDPALIAPSLTASDLIDRLGALSGEANHPSSKVVTP; from the coding sequence ATGTGCGGGCGCTTTACGCAGCATCTTTCCTGGGAGGAGCTCCAGCGGCTTGCCGATTTGATCGGCCAGCCGCGCAATCTGCAGCCGCGCTACAATGTGGCGCCGACGACGATGATCGAGGTCATCAGGCCGACGCCGGCGGGACATGAGCTTGTCCAGATGCGCTGGGGTTTCGCGCCCTCCTGGTGGAAGAAGCCCCTGCGCGAACTGCCTGCAACCTTCAATGCGCGCGCCGAGACGATCGCCGAAAAACCGATGTTTCGCTCGGCCTTCGCATCTCGGCGCTGCATTATCCCAGCGTCGGGCTTCTATGAATGGACCGGGGCGAAAGGCGCCAGGAGTCCGCATTATTTCACGGCGCCCGACGGCCGCCCGCTCGCATTCGCCGGCTTGTGCGAGACCTGTCGCGACGTCGAGAGCGATGCGAAGATCGACTCCGCGACGATCATCGTCGGTCCAGCGAATGGCTGGATGCGCCGTTTCCATGATCGCATGCCGGTCATTCTCGACTGGCGCGACGCCAACGCGTGGATGTCGGGCGAGGATCCCAGCGCATTGCTCCGCGCGCCGCCCGAAGAGGCTCTGCAGGAATGGATCGTGTCGCCGCGCGTCAACCGTTCGGGCGACGCCGACGACGATCCGGCGCTGATCGCCCCGAGCCTCACGGCCTCTGATCTTATCGATCGCCTCGGCGCCCTGTCCGGCGAAGCGAATCACCCGAGTTCGAAGGTCGTGACGCCGTAG